From Puntigrus tetrazona isolate hp1 chromosome 8, ASM1883169v1, whole genome shotgun sequence, the proteins below share one genomic window:
- the kank3 gene encoding KN motif and ankyrin repeat domain-containing protein 3, producing MTQSVHITSKLPNLSAPFHCSTEEETDQGGSYSVQTPYGFQLDLDFLKYVEEIESGHSIRRANVNPRRGSRGDRGYQRNLSVGGRASGWTSTESLSSTTSENGQTNPPFLQSPITSPSKSQPLSPLPVINPNPPTCSKVPPPPPPRNPRVERTLFETSLRLQQEQSQFSNGLGSNLSDLSKVSSKASGFNRDISLASSQLASDAHLLQISPVVQNPLSGVWTKASPQTSGRSTPASNSGTLPPGQLQTVREQMATALRQLREMEERVKGLPVLEREVAMLRAEKERLANELQKKTEELDATLNSVSTEARAGACHLPSQALWNKKPECKSDEQDKKAKLAITPVEKRSIAVGSDNSIETVVVYNRQAVKDAAVEATVDVSHVAIETEISVMHDEAIQTGVATEDAAVWVIESFLGLQSETEREIDTLQHTIKFQQESIQVLETRLTQVNQDLEAFRAQEVERASKIMLDKETIAKPETANAQMETCPEVCSVGVLFPDVTDPEYVSKNDKSIQTYPVETSKQNMGELVSIGIQWECLNDTQDAEEQTMFAEAAGPLKSIMKRKDGSGAGAASSGGKKSLKFVGILNGGYESTSSEEDEEESSSDESEAGACSDSSVEEGAALEDTSDEEMNINVDETDSDENMSVGAEDSKDQKEEVKEKFELSVKMREACLILKNHLNDGAKSVKSKEVLSSTHSVQLEWFRVSSAKMAQPSRVSNYLMAFSEVSPVLLEHIVNMTDGNGNTALHYSVSHSNFTVVDLLLDTDLCNVDQQNKAGYTAVMLAALSAVKEEDDMAVVQKLFRLGNVNAKASQAGQTALMLAVSHGRQEMVRALLDCGADVNVQDDEGSTALMCASEHGRAEIVSLLLEQPGCDISVVDNDGSNALSIALEASHNDIAVLLYAHMNYSKAQADVSSKAISRSPSTSRKTWPSE from the exons ATGACCCAGTCTGTGCATATAACCTCCAAACTGCCAA ATCTGAGTGCCCCTTTTCATTGCTCTACTGAAGAAGAAACAGACCAAGGTGGCTCCTATTCAGTACAGACTCCCTACGGATTTCAGCTGGACCTTGACTTTCTCAAGTATGTTGAGGAAATAGAGAGTGGACATAGCATTCGTAGGGCTAATGTGAACCCTCGGAGGGGATCCAGGGGTGACCGTGGGTATCAGAGGAATTTAAGTGTCGGTGGTCGGGCCAGTGGCTGGACCTCCACAGAGTCTCTTTCCTCAACAACCAGTGAGAATGGCCAAACTAACCCACCTTTTCTCCAAAGCCCCATCACATCACCTAGTAAATCACAACCACTCTCCCCATTACCAGTCATCAATCCCAATCCACCTACTTGCTCCAAAGTGccaccaccacctccaccaCGTAACCCTAGAGTTGAGAGAACACTCTTTGAAACTAGTCTTCGGCTCCAACAGGAGCAAAGTCAGTTTTCCAACGGATTAGGCTCTAATTTGTCTGACCTTTCCAAAGTGAGTTCCAAAGCCAGTGGATTTAATAGGGACATTTCACTAGCTTCTTCCCAGCTTGCTTCAGATGCCCACTTGCTACAGATATCACCTGTTGTTCAGAACCCCCTTTCTGGTGTCTGGACCAAAGCAAGCCCTCAAACGTCTGGAAGGAGCACGCCAGCCTCCAACTCAGGAACATTACCTCCTGGACAGCTCCAGACAGTGCGAGAACAGATGGCCACCGCACTTAGGCAGCTAAGAGAGATGGAAGAGCGAGTCAAAGGACTACCAGTTCTAGAAAGAGAAGTTGCCATGCTTCGGGCTGAAAAAGAAAGGCTGGCAAATGAACTTCAAAAGAAAACAGAGGAACTTGATGCAACGCTCAACTCAGTCTCAACTGAGGCAAGAGCAGGAGCTTGCCACCTACCATCACAGGCACTTTGGAATAAAAAGCCAGAATGCAAAAGTGATGAACAAGACAAAAAGGCAAAACTAGCCATTACTCCTGTAGAAAAGAGATCCATAGCAGTAGGCAGCGACAATTCCATTGAGACTGTGGTTGTCTACAATCGCCAAGCAGTCAAGGATGCTGCTGTTGAAGCTACTGTTGATGTTAGTCATGTAGCTATTGAGACTGAGATTAGTGTTATGCACGATGAGGCAATTCAGACTGGAGTGGCTACAGAAGATGCAGCAGTCTGGGTAATAGAATCATTTCTAGGGCTACAAAGTGAGACAGAACGAGAAATTGACACCCTGCAGCACACTATCAAATTTCAGCAAGAGTCAATCCAGGTTCTCGAGACACGATTAACTCAAGTCAACCAAGATCTTGAAGCTTTCAGAGCTCAGGAAGTTGAGAGGGCATCCAAGATAATGCTGGACAAAGAGACAATAGCAAAACCAGAGACAGCCAATGCCCAAATGGAAACATGTCCTGAAGTTTGTTCAGTAGGAGTGTTGTTTCCAGATGTGACTGACCCAGAGTACGtttcaaaaaatgacaaaagcattcAAACATATCCTGTGGAAACTTCAAAGCAAAACATGGGGGAGCTAGTAAGCATTGGTATCCAGTGGGAGTGTCTTAATGATACACAAGACGCTGAAGAACAGACAATGTTTGCAGAGG CTGCAGGGCCTCTGAAATCTATCATGAAGAGGAAGGATGGGAGTGGTGCTGGTGCAGCTTCCAGCGGTGGCAAAAAGAGCCTGAAGTTTGTTGGAATTCTAAACGGAGG ATATGAGTCAACGTCTAGtgaagaggatgaggaagagagTTCCTCGGATGAAAGTGAGGCTGGTGCGTGTTCAGACAGTAGTGTGGAAGAAGGAGCAGCTCTAGAGGATACATCTGATGAAGAGATGAATATAAATGTGGACGAAACTGACAGTGATGAAAACATGTCAGTTGGGGCTGAAGATTCAAAGGATCAGAAAGAGGAAGTAAAGGAAAA GTTTGAGCTAAGTGTCAAAATGCGTGAGGCTTGCCTAATTTTGAAGAACCACCTTAATGACGGAGCAAAATCGGTGAAGAGTAAAGAAGTG TTGTCCAGCACTCATAGCGTTCAGCTGGAGTGGTTCAGGGTATCCAGTGCAAAGATGGCCCAGCCGTCACGTGTGTCAAATTACCTGATGGCTTTCTCTGAGGTCTCTCCAGTCCTGCTGGAGCACATAGTCAATATGACGGATGGCAATGGCAACACTGCCCTACACTACAGCGTCTCTCATTCCAACTTCACTGTGGTGGACCTGCTGCTTGACACAG ACTTGTGCAACGTTGATCAGCAGAATAAAGCTGGATATACAGCTGTGATGCTGGCAGCGCTTTCAGCGGTGAAGGAGGAGGACGACATGGCAGTGGTCCAGAAACTCTTCCGTCTGGGAAACGTCAATGCCAAGGCCAGCCAA gCGGGACAGACAGCTTTAATGCTGGCTGTGAGTCACGGGCGGCAGGAGATGGTGCGGGCGCTGCTCGACTGCGGTGCTGATGTGAACGTCCAGGACGACGAGGGCTCCACTGCTCTGATGTGTGCGAGTGAACATGGCCGGGCTGAGATTGTGTCCTTACTGCTGGAGCAGCCCGGGTGTGACATTTCAGTCGTGGATAAT GATGGCAGTAATGCTCTCTCCATTGCTCTGGAGGCGTCCCACAATGATATTGCTGTTCTACTGTACGCTCACATGAACTACTCGAAAGCACAGGCAGAT GTATCGTCTAAAGCAATCTCCCGAAGCCCGTCCACTTCTAGAAAAACGTGGCCCTCGGAATGA